Proteins co-encoded in one Halodesulfovibrio marinisediminis DSM 17456 genomic window:
- a CDS encoding TRAP transporter small permease, whose amino-acid sequence MATLCQDISTKLERLCLLGAGALLLINVATVMLGVFSRFYRPPIWTTDLAKITLVWMVMLAAAPALKQGEHMAITILVDRLPQNSRRIVCLLRKLCFISILALMIWLGFTYTYKMRLFTIMTLGIKKSLPLMAIPVGMTLMLIEYLLQQFTPTGALVNLSTTEASPSSDTEYQEHGIKER is encoded by the coding sequence ATGGCTACCTTATGCCAAGATATATCCACTAAACTTGAGCGCCTTTGTCTACTTGGGGCAGGGGCGCTCCTGCTTATAAACGTGGCAACAGTAATGCTGGGAGTTTTCTCTCGTTTCTATCGTCCACCAATATGGACAACAGACCTTGCTAAAATCACTCTCGTCTGGATGGTGATGCTTGCTGCTGCACCAGCATTAAAACAAGGTGAGCACATGGCAATTACAATCCTTGTAGACAGGCTACCTCAGAATTCAAGACGCATTGTTTGTTTGCTACGTAAGCTCTGCTTCATAAGCATCCTTGCGCTTATGATTTGGCTTGGATTCACCTATACGTATAAAATGCGCCTCTTTACGATCATGACACTCGGAATAAAAAAATCGCTACCACTGATGGCCATCCCAGTCGGCATGACGCTTATGCTTATTGAGTATCTGCTTCAACAATTCACGCCTACTGGAGCGTTGGTAAACCTATCAACAACAGAGGCCTCACCCTCTTCTGACACAGAATATCAAGAGCACGGGATTAAGGAGAGATAG
- a CDS encoding TRAP transporter large permease, whose product MAIILLCIFFITLASGLPLFAAMLSTAFAGIIYIDKLGQLRIMIQQFYGGMEPFSLLAIPYFILVGELMSHSGLTSRLLRFSEALVGHLKGGLGYVTVVASIIFAGVNGSAAADASAVGSIMIPAMKKGGYPDSYAAGLTAGSSLIGPIIPPSIFMILFGAMTKTNVGALFIAGVVPGLLLGIAFIIMHRISAARLALPIVNSKFSFKELLLSTGGAIAALFAPGIIVGGILFGFMTPTESGAVACGYVLIMGLMWTRQLSRKGILQSVCNTVRLTSVIFIVIGAATIVGWILSSERLPQQLAPLVMQYASSPSMVLLFISCIIFLIGMFMEEIAALVLLTPVFSPLAAQAGIDPLHFGIVMTLNITIALITPPMGACVYIVSSVGNVPLEKMFKHIWPFVAVALICQLLLIFVPELSLWLPRLLGY is encoded by the coding sequence ATGGCGATCATTCTTCTGTGCATCTTCTTTATTACACTTGCATCAGGGCTTCCGCTCTTTGCTGCCATGCTCTCCACTGCATTTGCCGGTATCATTTATATCGACAAGCTAGGACAGCTGCGTATTATGATTCAGCAATTTTATGGAGGTATGGAACCATTCTCACTACTGGCAATTCCTTACTTTATTCTAGTAGGGGAACTCATGAGTCATTCCGGCCTTACATCACGGCTACTACGTTTTTCTGAAGCACTGGTCGGACATTTAAAAGGCGGTCTCGGCTATGTTACTGTAGTTGCGAGTATCATTTTTGCCGGAGTAAACGGCTCCGCCGCCGCTGATGCCTCAGCAGTAGGTTCCATTATGATTCCTGCCATGAAAAAAGGTGGGTACCCTGATTCATATGCCGCAGGACTAACCGCTGGCAGTTCTCTCATTGGACCGATAATTCCACCGAGCATCTTCATGATCCTCTTTGGTGCAATGACTAAAACCAACGTCGGAGCCTTATTTATTGCGGGCGTTGTTCCGGGACTCTTACTTGGAATCGCCTTTATCATTATGCACCGTATCAGCGCCGCACGTCTTGCACTTCCTATCGTAAACTCCAAGTTCTCCTTTAAAGAACTCTTGTTATCTACAGGCGGAGCAATAGCAGCGTTGTTTGCTCCCGGCATTATTGTAGGCGGTATTCTTTTTGGATTTATGACGCCCACCGAATCAGGTGCTGTAGCCTGTGGCTATGTGCTTATTATGGGTCTAATGTGGACTCGTCAGCTTTCCCGCAAAGGGATTCTCCAATCCGTTTGCAATACCGTGCGCCTAACCAGCGTTATATTTATTGTTATCGGTGCCGCAACTATTGTAGGCTGGATACTATCTTCCGAACGTCTACCTCAACAGCTTGCACCACTTGTAATGCAATACGCGTCCTCCCCGTCTATGGTGCTCCTCTTTATTAGTTGCATCATCTTTCTCATCGGAATGTTTATGGAAGAAATTGCTGCACTTGTTCTGCTGACTCCAGTATTTAGTCCACTTGCAGCTCAAGCTGGTATTGACCCGCTTCATTTTGGTATTGTGATGACGTTAAACATCACAATAGCGCTTATCACTCCCCCTATGGGAGCATGTGTCTATATCGTTTCATCCGTCGGAAATGTTCCATTAGAAAAAATGTTTAAACATATATGGCCTTTTGTCGCAGTTGCGCTTATTTGCCAATTACTGCTTATTTTTGTGCCGGAACTATCCCTCTGGCTTCCACGCCTTTTGGGATATTAG